A single region of the Montipora capricornis isolate CH-2021 chromosome 13, ASM3666992v2, whole genome shotgun sequence genome encodes:
- the LOC138028825 gene encoding cysteine/serine-rich nuclear protein 1-like — translation MGKRKRGIDNDSSRGDDCERVKIKRVSFGEATIYHFPRKQGFVAVPLTGGSTLGMARKHTCIETVQLDPGKANGSKSNRKPLALISQSARESILKAAGVRRIVKREERDCNEIRQSRVTCDCDCGDICSPETCECTLSGIDCQVDFDRFPCSCQTNGCHNDNGRKEYDLSSIKKHYSETFVKVCGNMQDHENVL, via the coding sequence atgggaaaacgaAAGCGTGGCATCGATAATGACTCTTCTCGTGGGGATGATTGTGAGCGAGTGAAGATCAAAAGAGTGAGTTTTGGAGAGGCTACCATTTATCATTTCCCTCGAAAACAAGGTTTCGTTGCAGTTCCTTTGACGGGAGGATCAACGCTAGGAATGGCGAGAAAACATACTTGCATCGAGACAGTACAACTTGACCCGGGGAAGGCGAATGGGTCAAAAAGCAATCGGAAGCCTTTGGCGCTAATTTCGCAAAGTGCGAGAGAAAGTATTTTAAAAGCGGCCGGGGTTCGGCGAATCGTAAAACGAGAGGAACGCGATTGCAATGAAATCAGACAAAGTCGTGTAACGTGCGATTGTGATTGTGGCGACATTTGCTCGCCAGAAACGTGTGAGTGCACTTTGAGTGGAATCGATTGTCAAGTCGACTTTGACCGATTTCCATGTTCTTGTCAAACCAATGGCTGTCACAATGACAATGGACGAAAAGAATATGATCTAAGCTCCATAAAAAAACATTACTCTGAGACATTTGTGAAAGTGTGTGGAAATATGCAAGACCACGAGAACGTGCTGTAA